Genomic DNA from Blattabacterium sp. (Blaberus giganteus):
GCGGCTATTATACTTCCTACAATAGGACCAAGTATTGGAATCAAAGCATAATCCCAGTTACTTTTTCCTTTTCCAGGAATCGGAATAATGGAATATATGATTCTTGGACCTAAATCCCGAACGGGATTGATAGCAGCTCCTGTGGATCCTCCTAAAGACAAAATAATTCCTAACACGACCAAAGCAGAAGGAAGTGCTCCTAAAGATCCTAAACCTATAGGATATTTTTCTTCTTTAAAAAGAAGAGTTCCTTCTGTAGAGAGATACAAAAAAATGAATATAAAAATAAAAGTAGCTAATACTTCACTTAAAAAATTAGAAAATAAATTTTTTATAGAAGGAATAGTTACAAAAACAGATAATTTATCTTGTTTTTCTTGAGTTTCAAAAAAATGATCTTTGTATAAAAACCATACAAATAAAGATCCTAACATAGCTCCAATGAATTGAGAAAAAATATAAAAGGGGACCATTTCCCAACTAAATTTTCCAATCATGGCAAAACTTATTGTTACACAAGGATTTAAATGAGCTCCACTATAAGGAGCAGAAACTGTTACTCCCATAAAAACAGCTAATGCCCATCCTATAGCAATGGTTAACCATCCTATATCTATATTTTTACTATGACCTTTAGTTTTCGATAAAATAACATTTGCAACTACTCCATTTCCTAAAAATACTAAAATCATTGTACCTATGATTTCTGCACATATTTTTGTCATTTTATTTTTCTTTTTTTTGTTATTTATTTTATTTGACTAGACCAAGAACGAGTTGTTTTGATTGCTTTTTTCCATCCTTGAATTCGTTCCAATCTACTAGACATTCTTTTTGGTTTAAAAACCTGTTCCAATTGCCATTTATCTTGAATTTCTTCAAGACTATTCCAATAATTAACAGCTAATCCGGCTAAATAAGCCGCTCCAGCAGCTGTGAGTTCTGAAATTTTAGATTTAACAACTTTCACATTTAAAATATCAGATTGAAATTGCATTAATAATTTATTTACCGTGGCACCTCCATCTACACGAAGTTCTTTTATCAAAATTCCAGAATCAGCTTCCATAGCTTTCAGTACATCCATATTTTGAAAAGCAATACTTTCTAATGCTGCTCGAACAAAATGAGCCGAAGAAGTTCCTCTTGTTATACCCACAATTGTTCCTCTAGCTTTT
This window encodes:
- a CDS encoding MIP/aquaporin family protein, encoding MTKICAEIIGTMILVFLGNGVVANVILSKTKGHSKNIDIGWLTIAIGWALAVFMGVTVSAPYSGAHLNPCVTISFAMIGKFSWEMVPFYIFSQFIGAMLGSLFVWFLYKDHFFETQEKQDKLSVFVTIPSIKNLFSNFLSEVLATFIFIFIFLYLSTEGTLLFKEEKYPIGLGSLGALPSALVVLGIILSLGGSTGAAINPVRDLGPRIIYSIIPIPGKGKSNWDYALIPILGPIVGSIIAATLYLFLSS